In Leopardus geoffroyi isolate Oge1 chromosome B4, O.geoffroyi_Oge1_pat1.0, whole genome shotgun sequence, the DNA window CTCCTCTGCCTCGTCGGAGGGAAAATGCGATCCGGAGGCTCGTCCGGTGCCTTAcacctctccttttcttttccagatacttctagggcccaacacagggctctcaGGCGGAATGCCAGGGGCTCTACCTTCACTTCCTGGAAAGCTCTAGATTGTTACTGCTCTATGACTTGTCTTGGTGGGACGAGTTTGAAAATTCAATAGTGTTGAACTGCTGATGATTtggattcttttcccttttccttttttttttaaactttggcaCATTGATTTATCTAAACCTGGAGAGAATTCTCCCCAGTGTGTCACGGAGACTCCCAACTTGCAGCTGTGCCCTCCACGCGGTCCCATTTCTTCTGTCCTCACTCTGATACCAGAGTGCAGCAATGCAGACGGTTATTCCAGCTCtggccatcccccccccccccccccctttcactAAATCACTAGTGACCGGAAGATCTCAACTATCTGATTGTGGCAGAGGAACCGATGCCACTGGGAAGGATGTACCCctgaccatttttgtttttaagcatggAGATGTTGGGAAGGGACATACACACAGTATGAAATACATAATGCCGTTACAGCTGCAGTGTAAAGCAGCCACTGTGAATTTCTGgggtggaaaggaaggagggcTGGGCAGCAGCTTCGACCACGGGATGGGGACTGTGGAGGGCAGAGAAGAGCTCATTTTCTCTGCGGGTTTTGGCTATTagagacttgtgtgtgtgtgtccaaaaaagaaaaaagtgctcactttttgtatttaaatattaaaaatgattccGACAGAAAGTGTCATCCATGTACTTGTGATACACACCTTGAGATCACGTCCTTCGACTGCCCCTTGCATTTCCTCTCCGAAGCTAACACCACTGTGTGACACTGTTTGACCCCTGAGGCCCAACAGTGGAAAACATGATTCAGTTTGGGCTAGGgacctcttttttgttgttgttgttaaagattttatttttttaagtaatctctacagccaaccaGGGGGATCTTGAATttaaccctgagatgaagagtcacatggtcttctggctgagccagccaggtaccccagaaacCTCATAATAGTAATCTTTGTCCTGAGTTCAGGCAATCATGTTCAGATCCACCAACAAAGGATTGGGTCCATGTATTTGTACGGTCTACAGTGATACACAGTTATAAAGGATTTGTAGGGAATGACCTACTACTGACTTCTGGTCTAGGAAGGGAATGGTGGCAGATAGAACTTTTTtggtccttttaaaaataattgctgagATGAACTTGATTATGAATTCCAACTATAGCCCTGCCTTTGAACCTTGCAGTTTTTGCATTCAACGTAAATTTTTATTAGCAACGTGCTATTAACAATACTGAGCCTTTTATGTGTATTCTGTTTATCAGAATGATGCTATATAATGTAGGGTGTAGTGGTAGTtctgttttacagaggaggaagcagtCACAGAGAGGTTGGATAATCTGTGCCAGACCACACAAGAAATGATGGATCTGAATTCAAGTCTAACAGGCCCCCTCTGCCATGTGATCTTGATCTTGTTAACCAGAGAAAAACGCTAGTCATTTGTCAGGGCTGGTAACGAAAACTTGTACTTCTTAGGATTCTTCAGATTGTTAAGCCTAGTTTTTGTAAATTGAAAAGTGCCTCAGGATTTTGAACCAAATTGAGTGCATATTTTGTCTGGATTTTTGAGGGGAAAGGTTGGACCAAAGCACAAAACAGCTCTAAAAGATGGCTGAGGACAGTAGTGAGTTTCTTCTGAAGCATCACCAcactaatgtttacttttttcctttacagAATTACAAATTCAGGCAGACATATAACATGTACggagttttccatttttaatatttggttaAACAAAATACATCTTTTGTAAACAAACCCAGCACAAGGccaacaaaaaaaaggaataaaagcaagaaaaacaaaaagcctagGGTTGCCCCTTACTGGGCATCAGGGTCAGGCCTGCCCCTTTCCTTAAAGGACATGGGGCTTTTTGCCCTTGGGCATCAGCTTGGGTCCCTGTTCCTAAGCACCAGAATTGGATATGAACAGAGAAACCAGCCCTGAAATGTGTAAGCGTCTTTGCATATCCCATTGGCTCATGGACTCCAAATGCACGGGGACTCCTTTGAAGTGCCATTTGCACAGGCCCAAGCAGATTGGTGGAGAGGagttccctcctcctcccaggaaATGGCTTACTATCACTGACAGTGCCCATGGACCCAAGGTCCTGCTCGTGACAATCAGGTTGGCTGTAACTTCTGGCTGGTGGTGGTTGGAATGTCATTGTGCAGGGGTAAGGAGCTCCCTGTGGTGCCAAGCAGGTCTGGTGTGGAAAATGGTGCAGAAGAGACTGCAGCCAGTTGCCGAGAGGGTGTGATGCAGTAGCCGCTTGGTGGCCTCTGTTACTCAGCATAAAAAACGGCCTTGTTGGATTGAAGATACATGTGCAGAAAAAGTGCTGGTGTAAACATGCACTCCAGTCACAGTGGGGAGAAAGCCTCAGCTTCGTCCTGTCAAGCCTGCTCAGTCTTGACGCGCAAGCCCCAGGCTGGCTTTGCCGCTGGAGAGGCGTGTGGCCAGCGGGGCAGCTCTCAGACCTGCCAAGACCGTCGATGTGTAAGCGGCAGACCGGCCATCCCCGCCCGCCCACCCGCCTCGAGGCAACTACGACCACTTTGGTGACGCGCTATGTGGTAcacttcccctccttctcttctgttttccaaagttacaGGAGAAAAGTGGCCTACAACTATTTCAAGAGGTAGGGGGTAGATCAACTTTCAGTTGATGTGTAAAGGAAACTAAAGACATGACAAATCCAGGTCCTCTAACATGATGCACATAAACACCCAACTTGAGGGCTCTGATTCTTGTCACTATAGGGACTCAGCCTGGGACTTCTACCAGTTCTAGCTGCTCTTAATCTCTGAGAAGCTTGTCTTCACAATACTTTCCTCACCCAGCTGTGTCTCAAACTAGTGGAATTTGCTTTCAAAAGCAGACTTGTTTCCTGACTTTGCCAGAGTGTGTCAACTGGGAAAACTGCCCTTTTGCCTGTCTTGTGCCCAGAGCCCCCTAAATCAATGTAGTGAAGCGGCAGGGACAACGCTGGAGCGAGGCGGACAGGCCCCCCGGGCCTGCCCCAGCCTGGCTTCCGCCACGTCCTCTTAGGTATCTAGCTCACCCTGTCACACTAGAATATTGCAGGCCTCAACCACCCGGCGTGGAACACTAGAGAACTTTTCATTATAAGTCTCCAAGGATGGCCGTTGACCACCCTTAAAAATGGGGGTAATGGGTGGCATTAAGGGTTGGAGACGGCATGCTGTACCACTGCTGGCGTTTTGGAGATGGTTTCCTGAGAGGCCCTTCTGCTCTGGGTCCGTCAAGCCAGTCGCGTGGGCTTCGCGTGTACTATGTCTTCAGACCCACTGGTTGCCAGGAAAGGGGAAGTGGAGGCAGCATCTCCAGGTGAGTCACAGCAGCAGTGAACTCCAGCAGAGCCTCTGTCAAGTTCTCGTGGGAATGGGGAAAATAAGCTGGGACccaccttcctttctcctctctgaaataaaacaaGGGTCTTCCAGAGCTGGCCCTAAGCACACAGAGCTCCTACCTTCCTTTCCCAGGAATGAGTAACGCTGGTTGCTTCTCGTAACAGTCCACACATCTGTCCTATTGCACTGTCAAATCTGAAGGGAAAACCCAGTGAGATGTTTGGGGAAGTGGCAGGGGCAGACCCGCTGTATAGGCCACAGCACGTTACAGACGATTTCGGGGCTGAGGTGAGGGAAGGATGGGTAGAACTGCGTTACACATCAGCCCTCCAACTCTGATGGGCCTCCACCTCTTCTGGTACCACCAGCAGGAGTTCACAGTTCTTTCCTCGCAAGTGATGTTTTAGAAATTTCCTGTGGGAACAACGGGTAGATGAAAGAGAAGATGAAATGCCGGTAAAACTGCAAATTCCAGCCTCAGGGCCATGTGTTCACCGGTGACCTCCTCAGCTATACCCTCGGCAGTCCCCAAACTCTCGAGTAGGGATCTGTTCTTGCCGCTTCTGCAACTGGCTACCCCTCGATCTGGCCACTTAATTTCCAAGCTGAATTTTCGCTCATTCTCATATAGAACTGCCAaactatcggggcacctgggtggttcagtcggttgagcatacgactttggctctcatagttggtgagttcgagccctgcatcaggctctgtgctgacagctcggagcctggagcctcttcagattgtgtgtgtgtgtgtgtgtgtgtgtgtgtgtgtgtgtctctctctgcccctcacccatttgcattctgtctctctctcaaaaatatttaaaaataaaataaaaataattcttcttcGGTCTCTGGGAAATTTAGCCCTCTCTGGCCTGAatgtctgtcttcctccctctgaaCTGGCAGCTTTACCACCAGTTGTCTGAGTACAGAGAATGCTACAATGCCAGTCCTACCAGACCAGAGGGTCAGCATGCCGGGGGCTGGGGCTTCTTTACCAAAGGGACTTCCCGTCCTCATGGGCCATCAAAGATTTAGGTGTTTCAAGCCCGAGACCCTGTGATTCTAAGCAAGGCGGGGAGAGGATCCCAGGAGCTAGGAATTTCATCTCCTCCAtcgagtaaaaagaaaaaaaaaagaaagacgggCTCAACTTCCCCAACGCACCAACGGAAGGAGCCCAGCACGTTCCCAGCAGGTACCTGAGCTCGCTCTCGCCTCCAATCCACTCGGGCATCTTCAGTTTGGAGTCGAGGTTGTAGTAGGCACCTCCCACCTCTCGAACACAGATCCAGTGCTGCCTTTTGAGAGGCAACTTCAGCGGACCCCAGCACAGGCTGGAGGGCAGGTTCATGATGAAGCCCATGACGTTAGTGAGAGCAATGGCACTGACATCCCTGCGGAGGAAGAGCGGCGTCAGGCTCCGAGGCTGTCCACGCCCCAAGGTCCCCCCGGGAGCACCTCCCCACGCGTGCCCGAGTGACAGTCCTCATCGGGTCAAGCCTGGTTCGGGTTACCTGCGCTTGTCCCACCAGACAGCTTCGTAGCCTTTGGTCTGAAGTGCTGCCATAATGACGTTCACATCGTAGTTCCCGTTTCCTAACATGCTCTTCTTGTGGGGCGTCACCATGGTGTTCGGAGACAGCCTGCACGCGTGCAAGGAGCCGGGCTGAGACTCGTGGGCCCGGCCGCCCGACCTCCTGCCCCACACGCCCCGGACACCTTCCAGCGTCCAGCGCAGCGTGCCCCCGCAAGGCCTGCTCCCCCCACTCAGGTACAAGGTAACTCAATACTTTACCGACGTATTTTACAGTCGGGCCTCCTACTGCACTAGGGATTGCCTTTCTTCTTCTGCAAAACATTAATTCAGTGGTGCCAGGGCCTAGCTGTCTGTCATCCAGAAAGTCACTGGACACAGACTGTACTCTTATGACGGAGTCTCATTTGTGAAGCCCCTGGCCTATCCCTGTCTGCGGCCTTCTTCACTGCAGACCTTCCTGCTTTAAtacagccattttttttaaacatcagaaaataGTAATTGACGTTTTCATTTGCGTGGATAGTAGTTTTTGCTACTCTTGTTTTTTTACAGTTTAAATGCTTTCTATTTAAGGCTTGCACACTTGGTAATCATTAATCCTTAAGTACTCCAAGGGCTACAGGAGCCCAGgcatgaaacaaaaatgtatgaaCCGGGGCCACGTGTAAAGCACTAAGAACTAATAAGGCCTGTATTAAACTGGCACGTCTGAGCCACCTAAAGCATTTCAAATATACGTGTCTGGTTGTGTAagtacttgaataaaaaaaatttttttttaagcttatttattttgagagagagcgcataagcaagggaggggcagagagagagagggagagagaattccaagcaggctctgcacggtcagtgtagagcccagcacagggctgtatctcctaaactgtgagatcatgacctgagctgagatcaagagctggaagcttaaccgactgagccacccaggcgcctctggaataaaaaagtttttaaaaactgaaacacaaagaatcAACTGAAAACAATGTCTGTGCCAAACAAAACTCAATTATGGTCCATGCGCCCACCCCGCTCTGGGCCATTTTTGGCTGAGCCTCATTAGCTACTCCTTTGTCTCCAGCAAGGTCAGCTCCGAAGGCACTTCCAGTCCTATTATTTGGTTTTCACAGGCTTGTCAGGCCGGGACTTGAGGAAAGGCCTTCTTGAAGGAAGGGCTGGATTCCTTTTGCCTGGCTGTGAAGGGAAGTGTGAGCTTCTTGGGAACGAACGTGGAGGGCAGTATCCAGGAGGCTGCTAAGGAAGGGCCAGCTCCAGAGGAGAACCAGGGCTTGAGGGCAACTCTGAACACTCAAGAACTcttacaaagttgttttttttttttttttaaacttctccatACACGGTGACCACACTgatatttttcaaacataaaacatTCCTCCCACTGCTTAAACCTTCCAATGGTTCCCAAAGCACTTAAAGACAATCTAAATGATTTGCTTTCTAGGCAAGGCCCTCAAGACACTGCTGACCTCATCCCTATCGCTGGGCACAAAGACCTCCTCTCTGCTACTTAAACACACAAAACACCTTCTCACCCGAGGGCCGTGGCACGTGCTCCCTGTTTCTACCACACTCACTGTTCTGctgtctggaatgctctttccctaGGTCTGCACTTGGTTTGCTCCTTATTATTTGGGTCTCAAGTGTTAGTGCCTTAGAGGCCTTTTCTGACCACCCCAACCTTCAGTTTCTTCCAGGCACCAGCTCTTACCCCACCTGCTTTAATCACAGCCCCTGTCGCTACCAGACGCGTCTGGTTTTCCACACTAGAATGACAGGTTTCTCCATCCCGTTAGGGCCACCCCACCAGgacccaaggggtgcctggcacataacaggtgctcaagGAATGTTTATTGAAACATTCACCATGTTTATCTTGTTGCTCTCTTTCTTGGGAAACTTTCGTAGCAGACCCTTCCAAAGAGCTTGTGTGCTTGTTCTCCTGAGCGAGCAAAGAAGAGGGCTGGAGGACACTAACCTTCACTCTGCAACCAGATTGCATCTTACCATCATAATAACTACTACTTATTGAAAAATTTCGTGCCATGCCGTCCAATGCTAGATCCTTTCATATGTATCTCACTTAATTTTCACCAGAAACCCATGAGGCTGTaagttattcccattttataggttaaAAAACTGAAGTTTGGTGATTCAAAATGACTGGCCTGTAATCGCTTATCTTATAAGTGACAGCACTAGGGTTCGTTCGTGCCTGGGTTTGTCTGACTCCGGTGCCGTGCTTCCCGTCTTGTGTCGAGGAGCCAAGAATCACAGTGGGGGGTGGTAGCCGGCTGATAAGAGGAAGAGCTGGCACACCCTGGGGTCTGGGGCTAAAATGCAGCTTAAAAGGACAAAGGCCCTCAGTAGGCTCtcgtattaaaataaaaaagcatatggAAGCAAGCCTAGCTCCAGGTACATCAAGCTCCTACCCTTCCACCGATTTTCCAGTAGCTTCTCCCTACTTTCAGTGAAGTCTCTTGGCAGGAGATGCGTGAAGGCTCCAACAAGGAAACTTCCGGGTCTTCTACCTTGTTCACCATTTTACTCCCTACCAAAACTTACAGCCACGCTTTCCCGAGGGTGCTCCCAGAGGATCACAGAAGGTGTTCAATACAATAACGGCTGAATGAATCAGGTAAAAAGGTTTCCTGCAGGAATTCCTAGAGCCCCGAATACGCTAATATTTACCTTGAGTCTTGAGGAGACAGGGTACATTGCGGTTCCCAAACATATGTGACCACACATTTTTTTGAGGTGCACCTTACAGGAGTTTCCTAGGGTCTCCTTGTCCCATACATTCTATCTCCGATTCCAACCTTCTCCTGTCTATTCCCATTGTCTTTCCCTGAACTGGAGCCTCCTTGCTCCATATCTGGGCTTTTGAAACAGGTTCCTAAATTGATCTCACTTCCAAACTCTCCTTCCACCAAGTCCCTTATATGTTCCTGCCACATTCACCAAGGTACGATGTTCTTACTTTCATGTAAGAACTGCCCGCTGGCTAACTCCAACCCTCCCGGCCCGATGGGGCCTGCTGTTCCTTTGGGCTTTTTAGTGCACTTCAAACACCACGACCACACGGCCTCTATTCTCTCATCATATTTCCTGTTCCAGACCAAATCCTAAAGCTTCTTCAAGGTCAACCTCACATCCTACCTTTGCCACGGAATCTTTCCTGGCTCCTGTGTAGCAGAAAACACAGGGAGATGGGGAGGACTACACATTATCCTAGCAACCAGCACCGGGACTAGTCGTGAGATTTAATCTCCATGCCTCTTAGCGTATCTGTAACAATGGGaacaattcccattttacaagaCCATTAGAGAATTCCGTCGCCTTATACGTGTCCAACCAAACAGCAAATTCCTGAAGCAAAGGGGATGGCTCTGCTACTCTGCAGCCCTCACAGCTAAGCAGTGGCAACTGAGTAAACATGTGTCGCCCAGATGATCAATACAGGAAATGCTGAGAATGGCTTCCACCTCATTCCCAGGGTGGTCATTTGAATACGCGGGGTCCGTCCTGTGTGCCCATTATATCAGTACTTGTTTTTACTTTAACGATAATCAAATGCCCACTGCGTCAGCTACTCTTATGAGGTTTCCCTCTTAATCCTTCCAATAGTCCTGAGAGGTTAATCTCACAGTGTGAATAAGGATGCTTACGGTGATCTGCACGATCACATATACAGCTGGTGAGTGGTACAGCTAAGATCCAACCCCTTCCCCTAAGACTCCGCTCAGCAGTGTCCTGGATAGTTCAACACACTGGTCTCACTGAACTCCCTGGCATCCTGTTCTGTGATTGTTTTCTGGAGACTCCTTGGCAAACTCTTGCTCAGGACGGCCTTAATGACTCGGACAGAAGTTCTGGACTATAAAGCAAGCCTCTCACTTCTGTCGTCACAGCCACAGGTTAGAGCCATGAGATCTGAAGTGATCTGTAAGTGAGAAGACAGGCTCTTGCCAGGTCTCACTAATGCCTAGGAACTCAGCTGAGTTCCTGGTCCTCCCTGGAGGTTACCACTGTGTCTGGCTATGGTGGTGAGTTCtgattttaacaacaacaacaacaaaaacaacaacaacaaaaagatgtgGAAACATTCATGAAGATTCCTTTCTCTCCTAATTATGACTTTCCTTTTTATCAGGTCTGAAGAAATGTGCCATTAGAAAATagggctcaggggcgcctgggtggcgcagtcggttaagcgtccgacttcagccaggtcacgatctcgcggtccatgagttcgagccccgcgtcgggctctgggctgatggctcagagcctggagcctgtttccgattctgtgtctccctctctctctgcccctcccccgttcatgctctgtctctctctgtcccaaaaataaataaacgttgaaaaaaaaaaaaaatttaaaaaaaaaaaaaagaaaatagggctCAGAAGAACTTCATGATGTGTCTCTAAAtcattaaatacataaagcacaGATCACAAGGCCAGGCACATAGATGTACTCTGCAGGTACTGGCGATGATGATGTGTTTGCCTGGCCCTTAGACAAGATAATTTCAATCTCTGCAGGCTAACATTCAACGCCATTTCTGAATTTACCACCACCACACCTTTAAATGTGGCCCCTTCCACCCGCTCAGGGACATTTTTACTGGGGAGGCTGGATTTCTTTGTGGTAGAAAACGCTGGCTGTTCACCAATATCTAAAAGCTCTTTGTCCCTTCCAGCTTGCATTAGATTTTTTGAGCGGTATCAGCCTGGTTTCTATTTAGATTTTAACAGCTATTTCACCTGGGGAAGGGATGCATAGCTAGCTGCAAGAACATTTAATCACTGAAAAATTGAGCAGAGTCTCGTGAGGATGGTTCGAGGCCTGAGGATTTTCCAAGTAACTCTGCAAGGCTGCCGCTCTATCATTTCACTTCCCAATGTTTCCTTTTTCAACGCAGAGGAACACATACGATGAAATATTCAGGATCAGATATCCACATCTGAATACATGCACCACGTCACCTGCCCAGTTTCTGAGCTTTTCTCCTCCAATTTCACATGTTGAAAACTAATCCTTTTCAAACCAACGACCTCTTTTGCCATCACTGCGGCGGTTACCACGATCTTCAAATCCTGGACTCTGCCAccttgactcctctcttccccatccccaggTTCCTGCTGAGCCACTAGCTTTAGTTCTAAGTCCCTGCTCATTTCTATTCCAAACATGAGTCATCTCAAGTCCCATAACTGTACTGAAACTCCACCctgcctttgtatttctttttttatctggCTAAAAGCGAACTGCTCCGATGAACTTCCTCTCAACAAACAGCATTCATcaaaatttttctcccatttctccCAGCCCTCAGCCACATCTTCAAACAGGGACAGAACTTTGTATCCGGGAATTTGAAATTATCTGGTTAAACCTGCCAACGTTACTACTGTTTCCGTTAAGACCCAAACAGATCCTCTTTTCCCCTCCGTTTAAATGGCTCTAAATCCCTCGGGTTTTAACTTCATTTGAGTCTGTTCTCAAGGCCTGGTCAATGTATGGCTCTGGGATGTACTTAGCGGCTGAGTCCTGTTCAACTTGTTTTCTCTACAGTGCCCAGCAGCGCTTGGCTGGCTGCAGGCAGCTCGTAAATCCTTGTTTATACAATTCTATTGCCTCTCCCTCATCtggtctcccctccctctgaTCCCTTTCACACTTTGTTTCTATTTATCCACACCAAATCTTTCCACCTAAAATACACAGAATTCCACCTCTGGAGTGGGAACAGAGTGTATTTTCTTACCTACTGGTTTGCTATTACTTTGAGGTGGATCCTTACATTGTGCTGACAGGAAACTGGGGAGGCTAGTACAAATTTGCAAAAGCTTTAATAGCCAGGAATAGAACTCTGGTTCCATGTGAGCGTTTAGCAAATATTTCGCATTCTTTCATTCAGGGAAAACACAACTGAAAGAGTCCTGCAATTACCCGCCAACTGCTTACAATCATCATCCATATCTTTGGGCCCAGGCCCAACATACTAGCAGGGTGAATGGATGCAGATGATAGAACTACTCTGACATGCCTTTCCAGGACTCAGAAAGCAGCAGAGCAGATGTCCTGCTGTGTCCATCCAGACACTGCAGAACTAATTCTCAAACCCTTttgataaaaacaattttagaacatcaaagtagacagagaaagagctgAATTTCTATCACCCTGTCAGGTAACATTTTGCaaagtgggttaaaaaaaaaaaaaaaaaaggccatctaGAATGAAGTGGAAAGGGGAAGAGATCTAGAGTCCATTTCAAAGCACAGCTTTGCTACTTGGAAGCTATTTGAACAAATTACCTGACCTTTCTGCCTGTTTCTCTATCCATAAAATAAGAGACAGTAAAATGACTGCTGGGGAAGGGTATACAAAGCAATGCACAAAAAGCACCAAGGCCAGCACATGGCCTCATGGGAAAACTGGGCACCCTGCTTATAAAACCCACAACATTCCACCTCTGATGGCAGGTGACTGAGCGTGTACAGATCTTGTCCCCTTTCCAGACTGTAAACTCTCA includes these proteins:
- the JOSD1 gene encoding josephin-1 — translated: MSCVPWKGDKAKSESVELPQAAPPQIYHEKQRRELCALHALNNVFQDSNAFTRETLQEIFQRLSPNTMVTPHKKSMLGNGNYDVNVIMAALQTKGYEAVWWDKRRDVSAIALTNVMGFIMNLPSSLCWGPLKLPLKRQHWICVREVGGAYYNLDSKLKMPEWIGGESELRKFLKHHLRGKNCELLLVVPEEVEAHQSWRADV